A part of Lacerta agilis isolate rLacAgi1 chromosome 7, rLacAgi1.pri, whole genome shotgun sequence genomic DNA contains:
- the FCHSD1 gene encoding F-BAR and double SH3 domains protein 1 isoform X1: MQPPPRKVKLTQEVKVHLMEQLSSLQNKQQRELELLEDIRSYSKQRSAIEREYGQALQRLASQYQKRDGQRGWNVASDSRSVFGVWKGVIDGTVSSGQSRLAASDNYRSVSAEAAKTARVSKEHLFKKGMDQLLNIQTELLETVKEVSKTKKHYTQIERSSEVAREKAADVDARLKKSDHGIFHTKASLQKLSAKFSVQLAENSQQLVVARNEYLLTLAAASAHLEHYIHVELPAVFKMLDGDLYERLRDQLTLISKTELEVCQGTQELFQRVLGTSAQVCQEQNLLLFLQDNAAFSAMVIQPFQAAGADQVTSLLHESGSSLGESGLEKEARRWAARAARDYKILTVSEQVLQRMEARRQLAPEAEMTTMEKRMEEIRENLRKAEISKVKSEARLALLRQAGLDVDTWLASSMGQVLDEMEQERRLSEARRSERGSTPTAEDFDLAEFDDYDDNTELFEDTRPSSSMLRAYPSSCRVFFPYQACQSDELSIAQGEELEVIEDGDVEEWVKARNSAGQVGYVPEKYLFFMDSVSRGHPAPDGNAQEESSDVALERELTNIMSMGLMLEPGASLVRALYDYEGQSSEELSFPEGAIIRVLPREEGAVDDGFWKGDFNGRIGVFPSLVVQEITGAQEGAEQELLSPSPPAFSPPVLDHASPPDILLAGGWQGKMQDSPDLNAPRIRPVRPPPPPPSKAPEDDSLPSHD, translated from the exons ATGCAGCCGCCGCCGCGCAAA GTTAAGTTGACCCAGGAAGTAAAAGTGCATCTCATGGAGCAACTGTCGAGCCTGCAGAACAAGCAACAACGGGAGCTGGAACTCCTAGAGGACATCAG GTCCTACAGCAAGCAGCGATCTGCCATTGAGAGGGAGTACGGGCAG GCATTGCAAAGGCTGGCAAGTCAGTACCAGAAGAGAGACGGGCAGCGTGGCTGGAACGTCGCCAGTGACTCCAG GAGTGTCTTTGGAGTCTGGAAGGGCGTGATCGATGGCACCGTCTCTTCTGGTCAGTCCAGGCTGGCTGCCTCCGATAATTATCGCAGTGTGAGCGCAGAGGCTGCTAAAACCGCCCGTGTGTCAAAAGAACACTTGTTCAAAAAG GGCATGGACCAGCTACTGAATATCCAGACTGAACTGCTGGAGACGGTGAAGGAAGTCAGCAAAACCAAGAAGCATTACACACAGATTGAGCGGTCCAGTGAGGTGGCCCGAGAGAAGGCTGCTGATGTGGATGCCAG gCTCAAGAAGAGTGACCACGGCATATTTCACACAAAGGCCAGCTTGCAGAAGCTCAGCGCCAAG TTCTCTGTGCAGCTGGCAGAGAATTCACAGCAGCTGGTGGTGGCGCGAAATGAGTACCTCTTGACTCTGGCGGCTGCAAGTGCCCACCTGGAGCACTACATCCATGTGGAGCTGCCTGCTGTTTTCAAG ATGCTGGATGGTGACCTTTATGAGCGGCTCAGAGACCAGCTGACCCTGATCAGCAAGACAGAGCTGGAGGTCTGCCAAGGCACACAGGAACTTTTCCAGCGTGTTCTAGGTACATCTGCACAG GTGTGCCAGGAGCagaatctcctcctcttcctccaggatAATGCTGCATTTTCAGCGATGGTCATCCAGCCCTTTCAGGCGGCAGGAGCTGACCAGGTG ACTTCTCTTCTGCATGAAAGTGGCAGCAGCCTTGGGGAGAGCGGGTTAGAGAAGGAAGCCCGTCGCTGGGCCGCTCGAGCAGCCAGAGATTACAAAATACTAACTGTCAGTGAGCAG GTTCTACAGAGAATGGAAGCCAGGAGGCAGCTGGCCCCTGAGGCAGAGATGACCACCATGGAGAAGAGGATGGAGGAGATAAGAGAGAACCTACGGAAGGCTGAG ATCAGCAAGGTGAAGTCGGAGGCACGGCTGGCTCTCCTGCGTCAGGCTGGCCTGGATGTCGACACCTGGCTGGCAAGCAGCATGGGGCAGGTGCTGGACGAAATGGAGCAAGAGCGGCGGCTCAGCGAAGCTCGCAGGTCTGAGAGGGGCTCGACTCCGACG GCAGAAGACTTCGATCTTGCTGAGTTTGATGACTATGACGACAACACAGAACTGTTTGAGGACACGAGACCAAGTTCAAGCATGCTTCGTGCTTATCCTTCATCCTGCAGAGTATTCTTCCCATACCAG GCCTGCCAATCGGACGAGCTCTCCATTGCACAGGGCGAGGAGCTGGAGGTCATTGAAGACGGCGATGTGGAGGAATGGGTCAAG GCGCGTAACAGTGCAGGACAGGTCGGGTACGTCCCTGAGAAGTACCTCTTCTTTATGGATTCAGTAAGCAGGGGACACCCAGCCCCAGATGGGAATGCCCAGGAAGAGTCCTCTGATGTGGCCTTGGAGAGGGAGCTGACCAACATCATGAGCATGGGCCTGATGCTGGAGCCCGGAG CTTCCCTGGTGCGAGCCCTTTACGACTACGAAGGGCAGAGCTCCGAGGAACTCAGTTTCCCCGAGGGAGCCATCATCCGAGTGCTGCCCCGGGAGGAGGGAGCGGTAGATGACGGCTTCTGGAAAGGAGACTTCAATGGGAGAATTGGAGTCTTCCCCTCATTGGTTGTGCAAGAAATAACTGGCGCACAAGAGGGAGCTGAGCAG GAACTGCTTTCACCATCTCCTCCAGCCTTCTCCCCTCCAGTCCTTGACCACGCATCTCCTCCAGACATTCTGCTGGCAG GTGGCTGGCAAGGAAAAATGCAAGATTCCCCTGACCTGAACGCACCACGCATTCGCCCA GTTCGGCCTCCCCCACCTCCGCCATCGAAGGCTCCAGAAGATGACTCGCTGCCCAGCCACGATTAA
- the RELL2 gene encoding RELT-like protein 2 isoform X2: MGPTAAFTLAGKEIRMSEHSNDEGEDDADHQHSVSMLFLLVLVFFVMGLVGFLICHVLKKKGYRCRTFRDELDSDNKESLTQLQNDEDEELNEDTVEKIVKCIIQNEANVEVLKEMLGEGDVDLPLPVPVPSLCPHRSSQDAGLPHHHTVHLGSTQAPCIHCSRKKRHPLHRQGRSKEGKAKMHPGETTVFSVGRFHVTHIGKKQEESLPGSKQDLGSADANQEAESNEKLPWEGSQNGIVHTGEFQQGRLQQADPESEKGPKEEWVDESTQGEGPLNTTANSDVSMNGPERKENPKPCSLQEASFLGTATSNTSETNCSTGPKCLGSEDLERLDKDVAASEDEGVQRAANDVSEKVASRLDISGNEINRTNSTELQEQKLVVQDPGVSM, translated from the exons ATCCGAATGTCGGAGCACAGCAACGACGAGGGGGAGGACGATGCCGACCACCAGCACAGCGTTTCCATGTTGTTCCTGCTGGTCCTGGTCTTCTTCGTCATGGGACTCGTGGGATTCCTCATTTGCCACGTCCTGAAGAAGAAGGGCTACCGCTGCCGGACATTCCGGGATGAGCTCGACTCTGATAACAAGGAGTCACTGACCCAGCTGCAAAATG ATGAAGATGAGGAGCTGAATGAGGACACTGTAGAGAAGATAGTGAAGTGCATCATTCAGAATGAAG CAAATGTGGAAGTCCTGAAGGAAATGCTGGGAGAGGGTGACGTTGATCTCCCACTGCCGGTCCCTGTGCCCAG CCTCTGCCCACATCGCAGCAGCCAAGATGCTGGCCTGCCCCATCACCACACGGTGCACTTGGGTTCAACGCAAGCACCTTGCATCCACTGCAGTAGGAAAAAGAGGCACCCGCTGCATCGACAAGGCCGGTCCAAGGAGGGGAAGGCCAAGATGCACCCTGGGGAGACAACGGTCTTCTCTGTGGGCAG atTTCATGTCACCCATATTGGGAAGAAACAGGAAGAGTCTCTCCCTGGTAGCAAACAGGACCTTGGATCTGCTGATGCAAACCAGGAAGCCGAAAGCAACGAGAAACTCCCATGGGAGGGGTCCCAGAATGGAATAGTTCACACAGGCGAATTTCAGCAAGGAAGACTCCAGCAGGCAGATCCTGAAAGTGAAAAGGGGCCGAAGGAAGAATGGGTAGATGAGTCCACTCAAGGAGAAGGCCCCTTGAACACAACGGCCAATTCAGATGTCTCCATGAACGGACCAGAGAGGAAAGAGAACCCTAAGCCCTGCTCATTGCAAGAGGCCAGCTTCCTAGGGACTGCAACAAGCAATACGTCCGAGACAAACTGCTCTACTGGACCCAAGTGCCTTGGGTCAGAGGATCTGGAGAGGCTGGATAAGGACGTGGCTGCCTCTGAGGATGAGGGTGTTCAAAGGGCAGCTAATGATGTTTCAGAAAAAGTAGCATCCAGACTAGATATATCAGGAAACGAGATCAATAGAACAAACAGCACAGAACTCCAG GAGCAGAAGCTGGTGGTGCAGGATCCAGGAGTATCTATGTGA
- the FCHSD1 gene encoding F-BAR and double SH3 domains protein 1 isoform X2, whose translation MQPPPRKVKLTQEVKVHLMEQLSSLQNKQQRELELLEDIRSYSKQRSAIEREYGQALQRLASQYQKRDGQRGWNVASDSRSVFGVWKGVIDGTVSSGQSRLAASDNYRSVSAEAAKTARVSKEHLFKKGMDQLLNIQTELLETVKEVSKTKKHYTQIERSSEVAREKAADVDARLKKSDHGIFHTKASLQKLSAKFSVQLAENSQQLVVARNEYLLTLAAASAHLEHYIHVELPAVFKMLDGDLYERLRDQLTLISKTELEVCQGTQELFQRVLGTSAQVCQEQNLLLFLQDNAAFSAMVIQPFQAAGADQTSLLHESGSSLGESGLEKEARRWAARAARDYKILTVSEQVLQRMEARRQLAPEAEMTTMEKRMEEIRENLRKAEISKVKSEARLALLRQAGLDVDTWLASSMGQVLDEMEQERRLSEARRSERGSTPTAEDFDLAEFDDYDDNTELFEDTRPSSSMLRAYPSSCRVFFPYQACQSDELSIAQGEELEVIEDGDVEEWVKARNSAGQVGYVPEKYLFFMDSVSRGHPAPDGNAQEESSDVALERELTNIMSMGLMLEPGASLVRALYDYEGQSSEELSFPEGAIIRVLPREEGAVDDGFWKGDFNGRIGVFPSLVVQEITGAQEGAEQELLSPSPPAFSPPVLDHASPPDILLAGGWQGKMQDSPDLNAPRIRPVRPPPPPPSKAPEDDSLPSHD comes from the exons ATGCAGCCGCCGCCGCGCAAA GTTAAGTTGACCCAGGAAGTAAAAGTGCATCTCATGGAGCAACTGTCGAGCCTGCAGAACAAGCAACAACGGGAGCTGGAACTCCTAGAGGACATCAG GTCCTACAGCAAGCAGCGATCTGCCATTGAGAGGGAGTACGGGCAG GCATTGCAAAGGCTGGCAAGTCAGTACCAGAAGAGAGACGGGCAGCGTGGCTGGAACGTCGCCAGTGACTCCAG GAGTGTCTTTGGAGTCTGGAAGGGCGTGATCGATGGCACCGTCTCTTCTGGTCAGTCCAGGCTGGCTGCCTCCGATAATTATCGCAGTGTGAGCGCAGAGGCTGCTAAAACCGCCCGTGTGTCAAAAGAACACTTGTTCAAAAAG GGCATGGACCAGCTACTGAATATCCAGACTGAACTGCTGGAGACGGTGAAGGAAGTCAGCAAAACCAAGAAGCATTACACACAGATTGAGCGGTCCAGTGAGGTGGCCCGAGAGAAGGCTGCTGATGTGGATGCCAG gCTCAAGAAGAGTGACCACGGCATATTTCACACAAAGGCCAGCTTGCAGAAGCTCAGCGCCAAG TTCTCTGTGCAGCTGGCAGAGAATTCACAGCAGCTGGTGGTGGCGCGAAATGAGTACCTCTTGACTCTGGCGGCTGCAAGTGCCCACCTGGAGCACTACATCCATGTGGAGCTGCCTGCTGTTTTCAAG ATGCTGGATGGTGACCTTTATGAGCGGCTCAGAGACCAGCTGACCCTGATCAGCAAGACAGAGCTGGAGGTCTGCCAAGGCACACAGGAACTTTTCCAGCGTGTTCTAGGTACATCTGCACAG GTGTGCCAGGAGCagaatctcctcctcttcctccaggatAATGCTGCATTTTCAGCGATGGTCATCCAGCCCTTTCAGGCGGCAGGAGCTGACCAG ACTTCTCTTCTGCATGAAAGTGGCAGCAGCCTTGGGGAGAGCGGGTTAGAGAAGGAAGCCCGTCGCTGGGCCGCTCGAGCAGCCAGAGATTACAAAATACTAACTGTCAGTGAGCAG GTTCTACAGAGAATGGAAGCCAGGAGGCAGCTGGCCCCTGAGGCAGAGATGACCACCATGGAGAAGAGGATGGAGGAGATAAGAGAGAACCTACGGAAGGCTGAG ATCAGCAAGGTGAAGTCGGAGGCACGGCTGGCTCTCCTGCGTCAGGCTGGCCTGGATGTCGACACCTGGCTGGCAAGCAGCATGGGGCAGGTGCTGGACGAAATGGAGCAAGAGCGGCGGCTCAGCGAAGCTCGCAGGTCTGAGAGGGGCTCGACTCCGACG GCAGAAGACTTCGATCTTGCTGAGTTTGATGACTATGACGACAACACAGAACTGTTTGAGGACACGAGACCAAGTTCAAGCATGCTTCGTGCTTATCCTTCATCCTGCAGAGTATTCTTCCCATACCAG GCCTGCCAATCGGACGAGCTCTCCATTGCACAGGGCGAGGAGCTGGAGGTCATTGAAGACGGCGATGTGGAGGAATGGGTCAAG GCGCGTAACAGTGCAGGACAGGTCGGGTACGTCCCTGAGAAGTACCTCTTCTTTATGGATTCAGTAAGCAGGGGACACCCAGCCCCAGATGGGAATGCCCAGGAAGAGTCCTCTGATGTGGCCTTGGAGAGGGAGCTGACCAACATCATGAGCATGGGCCTGATGCTGGAGCCCGGAG CTTCCCTGGTGCGAGCCCTTTACGACTACGAAGGGCAGAGCTCCGAGGAACTCAGTTTCCCCGAGGGAGCCATCATCCGAGTGCTGCCCCGGGAGGAGGGAGCGGTAGATGACGGCTTCTGGAAAGGAGACTTCAATGGGAGAATTGGAGTCTTCCCCTCATTGGTTGTGCAAGAAATAACTGGCGCACAAGAGGGAGCTGAGCAG GAACTGCTTTCACCATCTCCTCCAGCCTTCTCCCCTCCAGTCCTTGACCACGCATCTCCTCCAGACATTCTGCTGGCAG GTGGCTGGCAAGGAAAAATGCAAGATTCCCCTGACCTGAACGCACCACGCATTCGCCCA GTTCGGCCTCCCCCACCTCCGCCATCGAAGGCTCCAGAAGATGACTCGCTGCCCAGCCACGATTAA
- the RELL2 gene encoding RELT-like protein 2 isoform X3: MSEHSNDEGEDDADHQHSVSMLFLLVLVFFVMGLVGFLICHVLKKKGYRCRTFRDELDSDNKESLTQLQNDEDEELNEDTVEKIVKCIIQNEANVEVLKEMLGEGDVDLPLPVPVPSSLCPHRSSQDAGLPHHHTVHLGSTQAPCIHCSRKKRHPLHRQGRSKEGKAKMHPGETTVFSVGRFHVTHIGKKQEESLPGSKQDLGSADANQEAESNEKLPWEGSQNGIVHTGEFQQGRLQQADPESEKGPKEEWVDESTQGEGPLNTTANSDVSMNGPERKENPKPCSLQEASFLGTATSNTSETNCSTGPKCLGSEDLERLDKDVAASEDEGVQRAANDVSEKVASRLDISGNEINRTNSTELQEQKLVVQDPGVSM, encoded by the exons ATGTCGGAGCACAGCAACGACGAGGGGGAGGACGATGCCGACCACCAGCACAGCGTTTCCATGTTGTTCCTGCTGGTCCTGGTCTTCTTCGTCATGGGACTCGTGGGATTCCTCATTTGCCACGTCCTGAAGAAGAAGGGCTACCGCTGCCGGACATTCCGGGATGAGCTCGACTCTGATAACAAGGAGTCACTGACCCAGCTGCAAAATG ATGAAGATGAGGAGCTGAATGAGGACACTGTAGAGAAGATAGTGAAGTGCATCATTCAGAATGAAG CAAATGTGGAAGTCCTGAAGGAAATGCTGGGAGAGGGTGACGTTGATCTCCCACTGCCGGTCCCTGTGCCCAG CAGCCTCTGCCCACATCGCAGCAGCCAAGATGCTGGCCTGCCCCATCACCACACGGTGCACTTGGGTTCAACGCAAGCACCTTGCATCCACTGCAGTAGGAAAAAGAGGCACCCGCTGCATCGACAAGGCCGGTCCAAGGAGGGGAAGGCCAAGATGCACCCTGGGGAGACAACGGTCTTCTCTGTGGGCAG atTTCATGTCACCCATATTGGGAAGAAACAGGAAGAGTCTCTCCCTGGTAGCAAACAGGACCTTGGATCTGCTGATGCAAACCAGGAAGCCGAAAGCAACGAGAAACTCCCATGGGAGGGGTCCCAGAATGGAATAGTTCACACAGGCGAATTTCAGCAAGGAAGACTCCAGCAGGCAGATCCTGAAAGTGAAAAGGGGCCGAAGGAAGAATGGGTAGATGAGTCCACTCAAGGAGAAGGCCCCTTGAACACAACGGCCAATTCAGATGTCTCCATGAACGGACCAGAGAGGAAAGAGAACCCTAAGCCCTGCTCATTGCAAGAGGCCAGCTTCCTAGGGACTGCAACAAGCAATACGTCCGAGACAAACTGCTCTACTGGACCCAAGTGCCTTGGGTCAGAGGATCTGGAGAGGCTGGATAAGGACGTGGCTGCCTCTGAGGATGAGGGTGTTCAAAGGGCAGCTAATGATGTTTCAGAAAAAGTAGCATCCAGACTAGATATATCAGGAAACGAGATCAATAGAACAAACAGCACAGAACTCCAG GAGCAGAAGCTGGTGGTGCAGGATCCAGGAGTATCTATGTGA
- the FCHSD1 gene encoding F-BAR and double SH3 domains protein 1 isoform X3 gives MDQLLNIQTELLETVKEVSKTKKHYTQIERSSEVAREKAADVDARLKKSDHGIFHTKASLQKLSAKFSVQLAENSQQLVVARNEYLLTLAAASAHLEHYIHVELPAVFKMLDGDLYERLRDQLTLISKTELEVCQGTQELFQRVLGTSAQVCQEQNLLLFLQDNAAFSAMVIQPFQAAGADQVTSLLHESGSSLGESGLEKEARRWAARAARDYKILTVSEQVLQRMEARRQLAPEAEMTTMEKRMEEIRENLRKAEISKVKSEARLALLRQAGLDVDTWLASSMGQVLDEMEQERRLSEARRSERGSTPTAEDFDLAEFDDYDDNTELFEDTRPSSSMLRAYPSSCRVFFPYQACQSDELSIAQGEELEVIEDGDVEEWVKARNSAGQVGYVPEKYLFFMDSVSRGHPAPDGNAQEESSDVALERELTNIMSMGLMLEPGASLVRALYDYEGQSSEELSFPEGAIIRVLPREEGAVDDGFWKGDFNGRIGVFPSLVVQEITGAQEGAEQELLSPSPPAFSPPVLDHASPPDILLAGGWQGKMQDSPDLNAPRIRPVRPPPPPPSKAPEDDSLPSHD, from the exons ATGGACCAGCTACTGAATATCCAGACTGAACTGCTGGAGACGGTGAAGGAAGTCAGCAAAACCAAGAAGCATTACACACAGATTGAGCGGTCCAGTGAGGTGGCCCGAGAGAAGGCTGCTGATGTGGATGCCAG gCTCAAGAAGAGTGACCACGGCATATTTCACACAAAGGCCAGCTTGCAGAAGCTCAGCGCCAAG TTCTCTGTGCAGCTGGCAGAGAATTCACAGCAGCTGGTGGTGGCGCGAAATGAGTACCTCTTGACTCTGGCGGCTGCAAGTGCCCACCTGGAGCACTACATCCATGTGGAGCTGCCTGCTGTTTTCAAG ATGCTGGATGGTGACCTTTATGAGCGGCTCAGAGACCAGCTGACCCTGATCAGCAAGACAGAGCTGGAGGTCTGCCAAGGCACACAGGAACTTTTCCAGCGTGTTCTAGGTACATCTGCACAG GTGTGCCAGGAGCagaatctcctcctcttcctccaggatAATGCTGCATTTTCAGCGATGGTCATCCAGCCCTTTCAGGCGGCAGGAGCTGACCAGGTG ACTTCTCTTCTGCATGAAAGTGGCAGCAGCCTTGGGGAGAGCGGGTTAGAGAAGGAAGCCCGTCGCTGGGCCGCTCGAGCAGCCAGAGATTACAAAATACTAACTGTCAGTGAGCAG GTTCTACAGAGAATGGAAGCCAGGAGGCAGCTGGCCCCTGAGGCAGAGATGACCACCATGGAGAAGAGGATGGAGGAGATAAGAGAGAACCTACGGAAGGCTGAG ATCAGCAAGGTGAAGTCGGAGGCACGGCTGGCTCTCCTGCGTCAGGCTGGCCTGGATGTCGACACCTGGCTGGCAAGCAGCATGGGGCAGGTGCTGGACGAAATGGAGCAAGAGCGGCGGCTCAGCGAAGCTCGCAGGTCTGAGAGGGGCTCGACTCCGACG GCAGAAGACTTCGATCTTGCTGAGTTTGATGACTATGACGACAACACAGAACTGTTTGAGGACACGAGACCAAGTTCAAGCATGCTTCGTGCTTATCCTTCATCCTGCAGAGTATTCTTCCCATACCAG GCCTGCCAATCGGACGAGCTCTCCATTGCACAGGGCGAGGAGCTGGAGGTCATTGAAGACGGCGATGTGGAGGAATGGGTCAAG GCGCGTAACAGTGCAGGACAGGTCGGGTACGTCCCTGAGAAGTACCTCTTCTTTATGGATTCAGTAAGCAGGGGACACCCAGCCCCAGATGGGAATGCCCAGGAAGAGTCCTCTGATGTGGCCTTGGAGAGGGAGCTGACCAACATCATGAGCATGGGCCTGATGCTGGAGCCCGGAG CTTCCCTGGTGCGAGCCCTTTACGACTACGAAGGGCAGAGCTCCGAGGAACTCAGTTTCCCCGAGGGAGCCATCATCCGAGTGCTGCCCCGGGAGGAGGGAGCGGTAGATGACGGCTTCTGGAAAGGAGACTTCAATGGGAGAATTGGAGTCTTCCCCTCATTGGTTGTGCAAGAAATAACTGGCGCACAAGAGGGAGCTGAGCAG GAACTGCTTTCACCATCTCCTCCAGCCTTCTCCCCTCCAGTCCTTGACCACGCATCTCCTCCAGACATTCTGCTGGCAG GTGGCTGGCAAGGAAAAATGCAAGATTCCCCTGACCTGAACGCACCACGCATTCGCCCA GTTCGGCCTCCCCCACCTCCGCCATCGAAGGCTCCAGAAGATGACTCGCTGCCCAGCCACGATTAA
- the RELL2 gene encoding RELT-like protein 2 isoform X1, whose translation MGPTAAFTLAGKEIRMSEHSNDEGEDDADHQHSVSMLFLLVLVFFVMGLVGFLICHVLKKKGYRCRTFRDELDSDNKESLTQLQNDEDEELNEDTVEKIVKCIIQNEANVEVLKEMLGEGDVDLPLPVPVPSSLCPHRSSQDAGLPHHHTVHLGSTQAPCIHCSRKKRHPLHRQGRSKEGKAKMHPGETTVFSVGRFHVTHIGKKQEESLPGSKQDLGSADANQEAESNEKLPWEGSQNGIVHTGEFQQGRLQQADPESEKGPKEEWVDESTQGEGPLNTTANSDVSMNGPERKENPKPCSLQEASFLGTATSNTSETNCSTGPKCLGSEDLERLDKDVAASEDEGVQRAANDVSEKVASRLDISGNEINRTNSTELQEQKLVVQDPGVSM comes from the exons ATCCGAATGTCGGAGCACAGCAACGACGAGGGGGAGGACGATGCCGACCACCAGCACAGCGTTTCCATGTTGTTCCTGCTGGTCCTGGTCTTCTTCGTCATGGGACTCGTGGGATTCCTCATTTGCCACGTCCTGAAGAAGAAGGGCTACCGCTGCCGGACATTCCGGGATGAGCTCGACTCTGATAACAAGGAGTCACTGACCCAGCTGCAAAATG ATGAAGATGAGGAGCTGAATGAGGACACTGTAGAGAAGATAGTGAAGTGCATCATTCAGAATGAAG CAAATGTGGAAGTCCTGAAGGAAATGCTGGGAGAGGGTGACGTTGATCTCCCACTGCCGGTCCCTGTGCCCAG CAGCCTCTGCCCACATCGCAGCAGCCAAGATGCTGGCCTGCCCCATCACCACACGGTGCACTTGGGTTCAACGCAAGCACCTTGCATCCACTGCAGTAGGAAAAAGAGGCACCCGCTGCATCGACAAGGCCGGTCCAAGGAGGGGAAGGCCAAGATGCACCCTGGGGAGACAACGGTCTTCTCTGTGGGCAG atTTCATGTCACCCATATTGGGAAGAAACAGGAAGAGTCTCTCCCTGGTAGCAAACAGGACCTTGGATCTGCTGATGCAAACCAGGAAGCCGAAAGCAACGAGAAACTCCCATGGGAGGGGTCCCAGAATGGAATAGTTCACACAGGCGAATTTCAGCAAGGAAGACTCCAGCAGGCAGATCCTGAAAGTGAAAAGGGGCCGAAGGAAGAATGGGTAGATGAGTCCACTCAAGGAGAAGGCCCCTTGAACACAACGGCCAATTCAGATGTCTCCATGAACGGACCAGAGAGGAAAGAGAACCCTAAGCCCTGCTCATTGCAAGAGGCCAGCTTCCTAGGGACTGCAACAAGCAATACGTCCGAGACAAACTGCTCTACTGGACCCAAGTGCCTTGGGTCAGAGGATCTGGAGAGGCTGGATAAGGACGTGGCTGCCTCTGAGGATGAGGGTGTTCAAAGGGCAGCTAATGATGTTTCAGAAAAAGTAGCATCCAGACTAGATATATCAGGAAACGAGATCAATAGAACAAACAGCACAGAACTCCAG GAGCAGAAGCTGGTGGTGCAGGATCCAGGAGTATCTATGTGA